From the Elstera cyanobacteriorum genome, one window contains:
- a CDS encoding isocitrate lyase/PEP mutase family protein, translating into MSSAPKAAAFTALHAKGDPLVLVNIWDAGSARCVADAGAKALATGSWSVAAAQGYADGEQLPLDLLAMIIDRITATTNLPLSVDLEGGYGVSPETVAATLRRLLPLGIAGINFEDGIVGGTGLHPLNAHCKRIAALRAEADAFGVPLFINARTDLFLQAPADEHTRLIAAALERAAAYAEAGASGFFAPGLADRDLIARLCTEVALPVNIMMTRATPDLPTLRALGVARASFGPGPYRDMQTYLTDAARRHL; encoded by the coding sequence ATGAGTTCTGCGCCGAAAGCCGCCGCTTTTACCGCCCTGCACGCCAAGGGCGATCCATTGGTGTTGGTCAATATCTGGGATGCTGGCAGCGCGCGCTGCGTCGCCGACGCGGGGGCCAAGGCGTTGGCAACCGGCAGTTGGTCGGTTGCCGCTGCTCAAGGCTATGCCGACGGCGAACAACTGCCGCTCGATCTTCTCGCGATGATCATTGACCGGATCACGGCAACGACGAACCTGCCGCTCTCTGTCGATCTCGAGGGCGGATATGGCGTCTCCCCAGAGACGGTCGCGGCAACCCTGCGGCGCCTACTCCCCCTCGGGATCGCCGGAATTAACTTTGAGGATGGTATTGTTGGCGGCACGGGCCTTCATCCGCTCAATGCACACTGCAAACGGATTGCTGCCCTGCGCGCCGAAGCCGATGCGTTCGGCGTGCCGCTCTTCATCAATGCCCGCACCGATCTTTTCCTGCAGGCGCCTGCTGACGAACATACCAGACTGATTGCGGCGGCTTTAGAGCGCGCCGCAGCCTATGCCGAAGCGGGAGCATCGGGCTTCTTTGCCCCGGGATTGGCCGATAGGGATCTTATCGCCCGCCTGTGTACCGAAGTCGCCTTACCGGTCAATATTATGATGACGCGCGCCACCCCCGACCTCCCGACCCTCAGGGCCCTTGGGGTTGCCCGCGCGTCCTTCGGTCCCGGGCCCTACCGCGACATGCAAACATATTTGACGGACGCTGCCCGCCGCCATCTCTAA